The following are encoded in a window of Streptomyces sp. 11x1 genomic DNA:
- the shc gene encoding squalene--hopene cyclase: protein MTATTDGSTGALPPRAPSASDTDQDTPPAAGGQDAAALAVRRATDFLLARQDAQGWWKGDLETNVTMDAEDLLLRQFLGIRDEKTTHAAALFIRGEQRPDGTWATFHGGPPDLSATVEAYVALRLAGDDPGAPHMARASAWIRERGGIAAARVFTRIWLALFGWWKWDDLPEMPPEIIWFPKWMPLNIYDFGCWARQTIVPLTVVSAKRPVRPAPFPLDELHTDPGRPNPPKPLDPLGSWEGAFQRIDRLLHGYHKVALKRLRKAAMNSAARWIVERQENDGCWGGIQPPAVYSLIALHLLGYDLHHPVMRAGLESLDRFAVWREDGARMIEACQSPVWDTCLATIALADAGLPADHPQLVRAADWMLGEEIVRPGDWAVKRPQLPPGGWAFEFHNDNYPDIDDTAEVVLALRRVAHPDPERVAKAVRRGVRWTVGMQSRNGAWGAFDVDNTSPFPNRLPFCDFGEVIDPPSADVTAHVVEMLAVEGLSHDPRTRRAIEWLLAEQELNGAWFGRWGVNYVYGTGSVVPALVTAGLPAAHPAIRRAVAWLETVQNDDGGWGEDLRSYPDPAEWGGKGASTASQTAWALLALLAAGERDAKSTERGVEWLAQTQREDGSWDEPYFTGTGFPWDFSINYHLYRQVFPLTALGRYVHGEPAVLTAQGR from the coding sequence ATGACAGCGACGACCGACGGAAGCACCGGGGCACTGCCGCCCCGAGCCCCCTCGGCCAGCGACACCGACCAGGACACCCCGCCGGCGGCAGGGGGCCAGGACGCCGCCGCGCTCGCCGTACGACGCGCCACCGACTTCCTCCTCGCCCGGCAGGACGCCCAGGGCTGGTGGAAGGGCGACCTGGAGACCAACGTCACCATGGACGCCGAGGACCTGCTGCTCCGTCAGTTCCTCGGCATCCGCGACGAGAAGACCACCCATGCGGCCGCCCTGTTCATCAGAGGCGAGCAGCGCCCGGACGGAACCTGGGCCACCTTCCACGGCGGCCCGCCCGACCTCTCCGCCACCGTCGAGGCGTACGTCGCGCTGCGGCTGGCCGGGGACGACCCCGGCGCGCCGCACATGGCGCGGGCCTCCGCGTGGATCCGCGAGCGGGGCGGGATCGCCGCAGCCCGGGTCTTCACCCGTATCTGGCTGGCGCTGTTCGGCTGGTGGAAGTGGGACGACCTGCCAGAGATGCCGCCGGAGATCATCTGGTTCCCGAAGTGGATGCCGCTGAACATCTACGACTTCGGCTGCTGGGCGAGGCAGACGATCGTCCCGCTGACGGTGGTCTCGGCGAAGCGTCCCGTGCGGCCCGCGCCGTTCCCGCTGGACGAGCTGCACACCGACCCCGGGCGCCCGAACCCGCCCAAGCCCCTTGATCCATTGGGTAGTTGGGAGGGTGCCTTCCAGAGGATCGACCGGCTCCTGCACGGCTACCACAAGGTGGCGCTGAAGCGGCTGCGCAAGGCCGCGATGAACAGCGCGGCCCGCTGGATCGTCGAACGGCAGGAGAACGACGGCTGCTGGGGCGGCATCCAGCCCCCGGCCGTGTACTCGCTGATCGCGCTGCACCTGCTCGGCTACGACCTCCACCACCCCGTGATGCGCGCCGGGCTGGAGTCGCTCGACCGGTTCGCCGTGTGGCGCGAGGACGGGGCCCGGATGATCGAGGCCTGCCAGTCGCCGGTCTGGGACACCTGCCTCGCCACCATCGCGCTCGCCGACGCGGGCCTGCCCGCCGACCACCCCCAACTCGTCAGAGCCGCCGACTGGATGCTCGGGGAGGAGATCGTCCGCCCCGGCGACTGGGCGGTGAAGCGTCCCCAACTCCCGCCGGGTGGCTGGGCCTTCGAGTTCCACAACGACAACTACCCCGACATCGACGACACCGCCGAGGTCGTCCTCGCGCTGCGCCGGGTGGCCCACCCCGACCCGGAGCGCGTGGCGAAGGCCGTCCGGCGGGGGGTGCGCTGGACCGTCGGCATGCAGTCGCGCAACGGGGCCTGGGGCGCCTTCGACGTCGACAACACCAGCCCGTTCCCCAACCGGCTGCCGTTCTGCGACTTCGGCGAGGTCATCGACCCGCCCTCCGCCGACGTCACGGCGCACGTGGTGGAGATGCTCGCGGTCGAGGGCCTGTCCCACGACCCGCGCACCCGGCGCGCCATCGAGTGGCTGCTCGCCGAACAGGAGCTGAACGGCGCGTGGTTCGGGCGCTGGGGCGTCAACTACGTGTACGGCACCGGCTCGGTGGTCCCCGCGCTGGTGACCGCCGGGCTGCCCGCCGCGCACCCCGCGATCCGCCGGGCCGTGGCCTGGCTGGAGACCGTGCAGAACGACGACGGCGGCTGGGGCGAGGACCTGCGGTCCTACCCCGACCCCGCCGAGTGGGGCGGCAAGGGCGCCTCCACCGCCTCCCAGACCGCGTGGGCGCTGCTCGCGCTGCTGGCGGCGGGGGAGCGGGACGCCAAGTCCACCGAACGCGGCGTCGAGTGGCTGGCCCAGACCCAGCGGGAGGACGGCTCCTGGGACGAGCCGTACTTCACCGGCACCGGCTTCCCCTGGGACTTCTCGATCAATTACCACCTCTACCGGCAGGTCTTCCCGCTCACGGCGCTCGGCCGGTACGTCCACGGCGAACCGGCGGTCCTCACAGCCCAGGGCCGCTGA
- the hpnH gene encoding adenosyl-hopene transferase HpnH — MAMPLRQSIKVATYLAEQKLRKRDKFPLIVELEPLYACNLKCEGCGKIQHPAGVLKQRMPVAQAVGAVLESGAPMVSIAGGEPLMHPKIDEIVRQLVARRKYVFLCTNALLMRKKMDKFKPSPYFAFAVHIDGLRERHDESVAKEGVFDEAVAAIKEAKRRGFRVTTNSTFFNTDTPQTVIEVLNFLNDDLKVDEMMISPAYAYEKAPDQEHFLGVEQTRELFKKAFSGGNRRRWRLNHSPLFLDFLEGRVDFPCTAWAIPNYSLFGWQRPCYLMSDGYVTTYRELIEDTDWDAYGRGKDPRCANCMAHCGYEPTAVLATMGSLKESLRALRETVSSNHGNQG; from the coding sequence ATGGCCATGCCGCTCCGCCAGTCCATCAAGGTGGCGACGTATCTCGCCGAACAGAAGCTCCGCAAGCGGGACAAGTTCCCGCTGATCGTCGAGCTGGAACCGCTCTACGCCTGCAATCTGAAGTGCGAGGGCTGCGGCAAGATCCAGCACCCGGCGGGTGTGCTGAAGCAGCGCATGCCGGTGGCGCAGGCCGTGGGCGCCGTTCTGGAGTCCGGCGCGCCGATGGTGTCGATCGCCGGCGGCGAGCCCCTGATGCACCCGAAGATCGACGAGATCGTGCGGCAGTTGGTGGCGAGGCGGAAGTACGTCTTCCTGTGCACCAACGCCCTGCTCATGCGCAAGAAGATGGACAAGTTCAAGCCCTCGCCGTACTTCGCGTTCGCGGTGCACATCGACGGGCTGCGGGAGCGGCACGACGAGTCCGTGGCGAAGGAGGGGGTGTTCGACGAGGCCGTGGCCGCCATCAAGGAGGCGAAGCGGCGCGGCTTCCGGGTGACCACCAACTCCACCTTCTTCAACACCGACACCCCGCAGACCGTCATCGAGGTTCTGAACTTCCTCAACGACGACCTCAAGGTCGACGAGATGATGATCTCGCCCGCCTACGCCTACGAGAAGGCCCCCGACCAGGAGCACTTCCTCGGCGTCGAGCAGACCCGCGAACTGTTCAAGAAGGCCTTCTCCGGCGGCAACCGGCGGCGCTGGCGGCTCAACCACTCACCCCTGTTCCTCGACTTCCTGGAGGGCAGGGTCGACTTCCCGTGCACGGCGTGGGCCATCCCCAACTACTCGCTCTTCGGCTGGCAGCGGCCCTGCTACCTGATGAGCGACGGGTACGTCACGACGTACCGGGAACTGATCGAGGACACCGACTGGGACGCGTACGGCCGGGGCAAGGACCCGCGCTGCGCCAACTGCATGGCGCACTGCGGCTACGAACCGACCGCCGTCCTCGCCACCATGGGATCGCTGAAGGAATCCCTGCGCGCCCTGCGCGAGACCGTCTCCTCGAACCACGGGAACCAGGGGTGA
- a CDS encoding DUF6380 family protein codes for MDNPVQGEPIGEKWYATLRTGGASQTATVRREPLRHPGGPAGEGA; via the coding sequence ATGGACAATCCGGTCCAAGGAGAACCCATCGGCGAAAAGTGGTACGCAACCCTCCGCACCGGCGGGGCGTCCCAGACTGCGACGGTCCGCCGCGAACCGCTCCGGCACCCCGGCGGACCGGCAGGGGAGGGTGCATGA
- a CDS encoding 1-hydroxy-2-methyl-2-butenyl 4-diphosphate reductase: MDTPAAPVPLLIACALGIEHLALRSGDRGGAGGPVTVLRTGMGPRAAERSVARLLAGPEMRDAAVLATGFCAGLAPGMHPGDLVVAEEARGPDGAVTPCVGTELLVKELAKAVPGRTIHTGPLTGSDHVVRGQERSDLFATGAIAVDMESAVTLHRAVRSGARPVAAVRVVVDAPEHELVRIGTVRGGISAFRVLRAVLPAYYEWHRSLLLPRR; the protein is encoded by the coding sequence ATGGACACGCCCGCCGCCCCGGTCCCGCTGCTGATCGCCTGCGCGCTCGGCATCGAGCACCTCGCCCTGCGCAGCGGCGACCGGGGCGGCGCCGGGGGCCCGGTCACCGTCCTGCGCACCGGCATGGGGCCCCGGGCCGCCGAGCGGTCCGTCGCCCGGCTGCTCGCCGGCCCCGAGATGCGCGACGCGGCGGTCCTGGCCACCGGGTTCTGCGCCGGACTCGCCCCGGGCATGCACCCCGGCGACCTGGTCGTCGCCGAGGAGGCCCGGGGACCCGACGGCGCCGTCACGCCCTGCGTGGGTACCGAACTGCTGGTCAAGGAGCTGGCGAAGGCCGTACCGGGGCGCACGATCCACACCGGCCCGCTCACCGGATCGGACCATGTCGTACGGGGGCAGGAACGGTCGGACCTGTTCGCGACCGGCGCGATCGCGGTCGACATGGAATCCGCCGTCACGCTCCACCGCGCCGTGAGATCGGGCGCACGCCCGGTTGCGGCCGTCCGGGTGGTCGTGGACGCTCCAGAACATGAACTGGTCCGGATCGGCACGGTACGCGGTGGAATATCAGCCTTCCGCGTCCTTCGTGCTGTCCTCCCCGCTTACTACGAATGGCACCGTTCCTTGCTGCTCCCCAGGAGGTGA
- the hpnC gene encoding squalene synthase HpnC encodes MTETGTARTGNPERDTLDKAGAENFPVAPFFLPRAWRDDLMAVYGFARLVDDIGDGDLAPGGADARLLGLAPQDAEDRLLLLDAFEADLGKVFDGTPNHPLLRGLRHTVRRHRLTPEPFLALIAANRQDQLVKRYETYDDLLAYCALSANPVGHLVLAVTGATTPERVRHSDAICTALQIVEHLQDVAEDLGRDRIYLPAADMKRFHVQEKDLAAPTAGASVRALIAYEAERARLLLDEGAPLVGSVHGRLRLLLAGFVAGGRAAVHAIAAAAFDVLPGPPKPGKLRLLREVGATLRGEG; translated from the coding sequence GTGACCGAAACCGGGACGGCGCGCACCGGGAACCCGGAGCGCGACACCCTCGACAAGGCCGGGGCCGAGAACTTTCCCGTCGCCCCGTTCTTCCTGCCCCGGGCCTGGCGCGACGACCTCATGGCCGTCTACGGCTTCGCCCGCCTCGTCGACGACATCGGCGACGGCGATCTCGCCCCCGGCGGCGCCGACGCCCGCCTCCTCGGCCTCGCCCCGCAGGACGCCGAGGACCGACTGCTCCTCCTGGACGCCTTCGAGGCCGACCTCGGCAAGGTCTTCGACGGCACCCCGAACCACCCCCTGCTGCGCGGGCTGCGGCACACCGTCCGCCGCCACCGCCTCACCCCCGAGCCGTTCCTCGCGCTGATCGCCGCCAACCGCCAGGACCAGCTGGTCAAGCGGTACGAGACCTACGACGACCTGCTCGCCTACTGCGCCCTGTCCGCCAACCCCGTCGGCCACCTGGTCCTCGCCGTCACCGGCGCGACCACCCCCGAGCGGGTCCGGCACTCGGACGCGATCTGCACCGCGCTGCAGATCGTCGAACACCTCCAGGACGTCGCCGAGGACCTGGGCCGTGACCGGATCTATCTGCCCGCCGCGGACATGAAGCGCTTCCACGTCCAGGAGAAGGACCTCGCCGCGCCCACCGCGGGCGCGTCGGTGCGCGCCCTGATCGCGTACGAGGCGGAACGCGCCCGCCTTCTCCTCGACGAGGGCGCCCCTCTCGTGGGCAGCGTCCACGGCAGGCTGAGGCTGCTCCTCGCGGGGTTCGTGGCGGGAGGAAGGGCGGCGGTCCACGCCATCGCCGCCGCCGCATTCGACGTACTTCCCGGCCCGCCCAAGCCCGGCAAGCTCCGGCTGCTGCGCGAGGTGGGCGCGACCCTGCGAGGAGAGGGGTGA
- a CDS encoding polyprenyl synthetase family protein, with product MTLEAHRTGDRTLGTANTSTSGETVPTVPPAVTAAARTAVDVTALLERGRTLATPVLRAAVDRLAPPMDTVAAYHFGWIDAHGNPADGDGGKAVRPALAVMSAEVTGAAPEVGIPGAVAVELVHNFSLLHDDLMDGDEQRRHRDTVWKVHGPAQAILVGDALMVLANEILLELGTAEAARATRRVTTATRALIDGQAQDISYEHRERVTVEECLEMEGNKTGALLACACSIGAVLGGADDHTADTLERYGYHLGLAFQAVDDLLGIWGDPVSTGKQTWSDLRQRKKSLPVVAALAAGGPASEQLGELLAADAKASDFENFSEAEFAARAALIEEAGGREWAVEEARRQHRIAVDALDSIRMPERVREEFAALADFVVVRKR from the coding sequence ATGACGCTCGAAGCACACCGGACCGGCGACCGCACTCTCGGTACCGCGAACACATCGACCTCTGGAGAGACTGTGCCCACTGTGCCCCCGGCCGTGACGGCCGCCGCGAGGACCGCGGTGGACGTGACCGCGCTCCTGGAGCGCGGGCGGACCCTGGCCACCCCCGTGCTGCGGGCGGCCGTCGACCGGCTGGCGCCCCCCATGGACACCGTCGCCGCCTACCACTTCGGCTGGATCGACGCCCACGGCAACCCGGCGGACGGCGACGGCGGCAAGGCCGTACGCCCCGCGCTCGCCGTCATGTCCGCCGAGGTCACCGGCGCCGCGCCCGAGGTCGGCATCCCCGGCGCGGTGGCCGTGGAGCTGGTGCACAACTTCTCGCTGCTGCACGACGACCTGATGGACGGCGACGAGCAGCGCCGCCACCGCGACACCGTGTGGAAGGTGCACGGCCCCGCGCAGGCCATCCTCGTCGGCGACGCGCTGATGGTCCTGGCCAACGAGATCCTCCTCGAACTGGGCACCGCCGAGGCGGCCCGCGCCACCCGCCGCGTCACCACGGCGACCCGCGCGCTCATCGACGGACAGGCCCAGGACATCTCCTACGAGCACCGCGAGCGGGTCACCGTCGAGGAGTGCCTGGAGATGGAGGGCAACAAGACCGGCGCCCTGCTCGCCTGCGCCTGCTCCATCGGCGCGGTCCTCGGAGGTGCGGACGACCACACCGCCGACACGCTGGAGAGGTACGGCTACCACCTCGGCCTCGCCTTCCAGGCCGTGGACGATCTGCTGGGCATCTGGGGCGACCCGGTGTCCACGGGCAAGCAGACCTGGAGCGATCTGCGCCAGCGCAAGAAGTCCCTGCCCGTCGTGGCCGCGCTCGCGGCCGGCGGCCCGGCCTCCGAGCAGCTGGGCGAACTCCTCGCCGCCGACGCCAAGGCCAGCGACTTCGAGAACTTCTCCGAGGCGGAGTTCGCCGCGCGCGCCGCCCTCATCGAGGAGGCGGGCGGCCGCGAGTGGGCCGTCGAGGAGGCACGCCGCCAGCACCGGATCGCCGTCGATGCGCTGGACTCGATCCGGATGCCCGAGCGGGTCCGGGAGGAGTTCGCGGCCCTCGCGGACTTCGTCGTCGTACGGAAGAGATGA
- a CDS encoding ABC transporter ATP-binding protein produces MAESLIPTVIADELHIVYRVNGARTGKGSATAALSRILKRGEERGVRKVHAVKGVSFVAYRGEAIGLIGSNGSGKSTLLRAIAGLLPAEKGKVYTDGQPSLLGVNAALMNDLTGERNVILGGLAMGMSRDQIKERYQGIVDFSGINEKGDFITLPMRTYSSGMAARLRFSIAAAKDHDVLMIDEALATGDRAFQKRSEARIRELRKEAGTVFLVSHNNKSIRDTCDRVLWLERGELRMDGPTDEVLKEYEKFTGK; encoded by the coding sequence GTGGCTGAGTCACTCATCCCCACCGTCATCGCGGACGAACTGCACATCGTCTACCGCGTCAACGGCGCCAGGACCGGCAAGGGCAGCGCGACCGCCGCCCTCAGCCGCATCCTCAAGCGCGGCGAGGAGCGCGGCGTGCGCAAGGTGCACGCGGTGAAGGGCGTCTCCTTCGTCGCCTACCGGGGCGAGGCGATCGGCCTGATCGGCTCCAACGGCTCCGGCAAGTCCACCCTGCTGCGCGCGATCGCGGGTCTGCTCCCCGCGGAGAAGGGCAAGGTCTACACCGACGGCCAGCCCTCGCTGCTCGGCGTGAACGCCGCCCTGATGAACGACCTCACGGGCGAACGCAACGTCATATTGGGCGGCCTGGCGATGGGCATGTCCCGCGACCAGATCAAGGAGCGCTACCAGGGGATCGTCGACTTCTCCGGCATCAACGAGAAGGGCGACTTCATCACCCTGCCGATGCGCACGTACTCCTCCGGCATGGCGGCCCGCCTGCGCTTCTCCATCGCGGCCGCGAAGGACCACGACGTGCTGATGATCGACGAGGCCCTCGCCACCGGTGACCGTGCTTTCCAGAAGCGCTCCGAGGCCCGCATCCGCGAGCTGCGCAAGGAGGCCGGCACGGTCTTCCTGGTCAGCCACAACAACAAGTCCATCCGCGACACCTGCGACCGCGTCCTGTGGCTGGAGCGCGGCGAACTGCGCATGGACGGCCCGACCGACGAGGTGCTCAAGGAGTACGAGAAGTTCACGGGCAAGTAG
- the ispG gene encoding flavodoxin-dependent (E)-4-hydroxy-3-methylbut-2-enyl-diphosphate synthase codes for MTAVSLGVPELPVRPIAQRRTSRRIQVGPVAVGGGAPVSVQSMTTTRTSDVGATLQQIAELTASGCQIVRVACPTQDDADALATIARKSQIPVIADIHFQPKYVFAAIEAGCAAVRVNPGNIKQFDDKVKEIARAAKDHDTPIRIGVNAGSLDRRLLQKYGRATPEALVESALWEASLFEEHDFRDIKISVKHNDPVVMIEAYRQLAARCDYPLHLGVTEAGPAFQGTIKSAVAFGALLSEGIGDTIRVSLSAPPVEEIKVGIQILEALNLRQRRLEIVSCPSCGRAQVDVYRLADEVTAGLEGMEVPLRVAVMGCVVNGPGEAREADLGVASGNGKGQIFVKGEVIRTVPESKIVETLIDEAMKIAEQMEKDGVASGEPAVTVS; via the coding sequence ATGACCGCCGTGTCGCTGGGCGTCCCCGAGCTGCCCGTCCGGCCGATCGCGCAGCGCCGCACCTCGCGGCGCATCCAGGTCGGCCCGGTGGCCGTGGGGGGCGGGGCCCCGGTGTCGGTGCAGTCGATGACGACGACCCGTACGTCGGACGTCGGCGCCACCCTGCAGCAGATCGCCGAACTCACCGCGTCCGGCTGCCAGATCGTCCGGGTCGCCTGCCCCACGCAGGACGACGCGGACGCCCTCGCCACCATCGCCCGCAAGTCGCAGATCCCCGTGATCGCGGACATCCACTTCCAGCCGAAGTACGTCTTCGCGGCGATCGAGGCCGGCTGCGCGGCGGTACGGGTGAACCCCGGCAACATCAAGCAGTTCGACGACAAGGTCAAGGAGATCGCGCGGGCGGCGAAGGACCACGACACCCCGATCCGGATCGGGGTCAACGCCGGCTCGCTCGACCGGCGGCTGCTTCAGAAGTACGGCAGGGCCACGCCCGAGGCGCTGGTGGAGTCCGCGCTGTGGGAGGCGTCGCTGTTCGAGGAGCACGACTTCCGGGACATCAAGATCTCGGTCAAGCACAACGACCCCGTCGTGATGATCGAGGCGTACCGGCAGCTTGCCGCCCGGTGCGACTACCCGTTGCATCTGGGCGTGACGGAGGCCGGTCCGGCCTTCCAGGGCACGATCAAGTCCGCCGTCGCCTTCGGGGCGTTGCTCAGCGAGGGGATCGGCGACACGATCCGGGTCTCGCTGAGCGCCCCGCCGGTCGAGGAGATCAAGGTCGGCATCCAGATCCTGGAAGCGCTGAACCTGCGGCAGCGGCGGCTGGAGATCGTCTCGTGCCCCTCGTGCGGGCGGGCGCAGGTCGATGTGTACCGGCTGGCGGACGAGGTGACCGCCGGTCTGGAAGGCATGGAGGTCCCGTTGCGGGTCGCGGTCATGGGCTGCGTCGTCAACGGCCCCGGGGAGGCGCGGGAGGCGGACCTGGGGGTCGCCTCCGGCAACGGCAAGGGGCAGATCTTCGTCAAGGGCGAGGTCATCAGGACCGTGCCCGAGTCGAAGATCGTGGAGACCCTCATCGACGAGGCGATGAAGATCGCCGAGCAGATGGAGAAGGACGGCGTCGCGTCGGGGGAACCGGCGGTCACCGTGAGTTGA
- the hpnE gene encoding hydroxysqualene dehydroxylase HpnE — protein sequence MTDGTQSRQPRGTDREDRPRSTAVVIGGGLAGITAALSLADAGARVTLLEGRPRLGGLAFSFQRGDLTVDNGQHVYLRCCTAYRWFLDRVDAAALAPVQDRLDVPVLDAEGRPGRRLGRLRRDALPVPLHLGRSLATYTHLSLTERAGVGRAALALKALDLADPALDAQDFGGWLAAHGQSARAVEALWDLVGVATLNAVAGDASLALAAMVFKTGLLSEPGAADIGWARVPLGELHDRKARKALDSAGVRTVLRARATSVSRTENGNWRVEVPGETLDADAVVLAVPQCETYDLLPEGALDEPGRLLEIGTAPILNVHVVYDRKVLGRPFFAALGSPVQWVFDRTEASGLREGQYLALSQSAARNEIDAPVSVLRERYLPELERLLPGTRGAAVKDFFVTRERTATFAPTPGVGRLRPGARTKAPGLYLAGAWTATGWPATMESAVRSGIAAAEAALAAPGRPRNRLLDHEEAA from the coding sequence ATGACCGATGGCACGCAGTCCCGGCAACCGAGGGGAACGGACCGTGAGGACCGGCCCCGCAGCACGGCCGTGGTGATCGGCGGAGGGCTCGCGGGCATCACCGCCGCGCTCTCGCTCGCCGACGCCGGCGCGCGGGTCACCCTTCTGGAAGGACGGCCCCGCCTCGGCGGACTAGCCTTCTCCTTCCAGCGCGGCGACCTGACCGTCGACAACGGACAGCACGTGTACCTGCGGTGTTGCACCGCCTACCGCTGGTTCCTCGACCGCGTCGACGCCGCCGCGCTCGCGCCCGTGCAGGATCGTCTCGACGTGCCCGTTCTCGACGCCGAGGGACGGCCGGGCAGGCGGCTCGGCAGACTGCGCCGCGACGCGCTGCCCGTACCGCTGCACCTGGGGCGCAGCCTCGCCACGTACACCCATCTCTCGCTCACCGAGCGCGCCGGAGTGGGGCGGGCCGCGCTGGCGCTGAAGGCGCTCGACCTCGCCGATCCGGCCCTGGACGCACAGGACTTCGGCGGCTGGCTCGCCGCGCACGGGCAGTCGGCGCGGGCCGTCGAGGCGCTGTGGGACCTCGTGGGGGTCGCCACACTCAACGCGGTGGCCGGTGACGCCTCCCTCGCGCTCGCCGCGATGGTGTTCAAGACGGGCCTGCTGTCCGAGCCGGGCGCCGCCGACATCGGCTGGGCCCGGGTGCCGCTCGGTGAGCTGCACGACCGGAAGGCCCGCAAGGCGCTGGACTCGGCGGGCGTGCGCACCGTGCTGCGCGCCCGCGCCACCTCCGTCTCCCGTACGGAGAACGGGAACTGGCGGGTCGAGGTGCCCGGCGAGACCCTCGACGCGGACGCCGTCGTGCTCGCCGTGCCCCAGTGCGAGACGTACGACCTGCTGCCCGAGGGAGCCCTCGACGAGCCCGGGCGGCTGCTGGAGATCGGCACCGCCCCGATCCTCAACGTCCATGTGGTCTACGACCGTAAGGTGCTCGGCCGGCCGTTCTTCGCGGCGCTCGGCTCACCCGTCCAGTGGGTCTTCGACCGGACCGAGGCCTCGGGCCTGCGAGAGGGCCAGTACCTGGCGCTGTCGCAGTCGGCCGCGCGGAACGAGATCGACGCACCGGTCTCCGTCCTGCGCGAGCGGTATCTGCCCGAGCTGGAACGGCTGCTGCCCGGCACGCGAGGCGCCGCTGTGAAGGACTTCTTCGTGACCCGGGAGCGCACCGCGACCTTCGCTCCCACCCCCGGCGTCGGACGGCTCAGGCCCGGCGCCCGCACCAAGGCACCCGGCCTGTACCTGGCCGGAGCGTGGACCGCCACCGGGTGGCCCGCGACCATGGAGAGTGCGGTTCGCAGCGGCATCGCGGCGGCGGAGGCCGCCCTCGCCGCTCCGGGCCGGCCCCGGAACCGCCTCCTCGACCACGAGGAGGCGGCATGA
- the hpnD gene encoding presqualene diphosphate synthase HpnD, translating to MIRTVESEPHVSAPVLAAYSYCEAVTGQQARNFAYGIRLLPTPKRRAMSALYAFSRRVDDIGDGALAIEVKAGRLEETRVLLTRVRSGSVDEDDTDPVAVALAHAAAAFPIPLDALDELIDGVLMDVHGEHYETWEDLKVYCRCVAGAIGRLSLGVFGTEPGARGAERAPEYADTLGLALQLTNILRDVREDAQGGRTYLPSDDLAKFGCSAGFAGPLPPADSDFAGLVHFEVRRARALFAEGYRLLPMLDRRSGACVAAMAGIYRRLLDRIEREPEAVLRGRVSLPGREKAYVAVRGLSGLDARHVSRRTVRRRV from the coding sequence GTGATCCGGACCGTGGAGTCGGAACCACACGTGTCCGCGCCGGTACTCGCCGCCTACAGCTACTGCGAGGCCGTCACCGGACAGCAGGCCCGCAACTTCGCCTACGGCATCAGGCTGCTGCCGACGCCCAAGCGCCGCGCGATGTCCGCGCTGTACGCCTTCTCCCGGCGCGTCGACGACATCGGTGACGGTGCCCTCGCGATCGAGGTCAAGGCGGGCAGGCTGGAGGAGACCAGGGTGCTGCTGACCCGGGTCAGGAGCGGCTCCGTCGACGAGGACGACACGGACCCCGTCGCGGTCGCCCTCGCCCACGCGGCGGCCGCCTTCCCGATCCCTCTCGACGCCCTCGACGAACTCATCGACGGCGTCCTCATGGACGTGCACGGGGAGCACTACGAGACCTGGGAAGACCTCAAGGTCTACTGCCGCTGCGTCGCGGGGGCCATCGGCAGGCTCTCGCTCGGCGTCTTCGGCACCGAACCCGGGGCGCGCGGCGCGGAACGCGCGCCGGAGTACGCCGACACCCTCGGCCTCGCCCTCCAACTGACCAACATCCTCAGGGACGTTCGGGAGGACGCGCAGGGCGGGCGAACCTATCTGCCCTCCGACGACCTCGCGAAGTTCGGCTGCTCGGCCGGGTTCGCCGGGCCCCTGCCACCCGCGGACTCCGACTTCGCGGGCCTGGTGCACTTCGAGGTGCGCCGGGCCCGCGCCCTGTTCGCCGAGGGGTACCGGCTGCTGCCGATGCTCGACCGCCGCAGCGGCGCCTGTGTCGCCGCCATGGCCGGCATCTACCGCCGGCTGCTCGACCGCATCGAGCGCGAGCCGGAGGCGGTGCTGCGCGGGCGCGTCTCGCTGCCCGGCCGGGAGAAGGCGTACGTCGCCGTACGCGGCCTGTCGGGTCTGGACGCCCGCCATGTGTCACGCCGTACCGTCAGGAGGCGCGTCTGA